The proteins below are encoded in one region of Candidatus Zixiibacteriota bacterium:
- a CDS encoding BamA/TamA family outer membrane protein — MRLFQVVIVVLVSLAVTSVLGGVAPSSGEPALQVNAIRIGDTLVKLAHPIAFDSASVDDAVGRLMERYRTQGHFFVRARITGLGQSDEPPYWVLDLKLTPGPVVTVRRLIFDGLKRTDGARLRRFFTLKDGSPLTPALLADVEREARTIDYLDLNGPAGIRILPGYTEADLELPFREHRQVSFFGGGGYGPDDNTGLLWNARLTLENIFGGGRRAGIRSARPDRGRTELTVDYQQPLFWFGRDRGAVSVATRDYRESFYEFAAEAAYTTALTTTTDLTLGLGFKRVEPSGIAPGYSGYSASVGLERSTITDPLNPSGGLRIHTSLTYLARRYSSDSLLTIPGRNAFNETRTAVDIESYTSLPGPAVMHISARYRGLETGDRIPPLAELFFVGGPGSLRGYRTDQFAVQRTAYGTLEPRLRFTSAYLFVFYEGAYLNSTEAEGTLSESYRAGVGGGIAVVGEERSVRVSFGWGQGAELDGPRLAVEFSTDI; from the coding sequence ATGCGACTTTTCCAGGTAGTCATTGTTGTGCTGGTGTCGCTGGCGGTAACATCCGTTCTCGGTGGCGTTGCTCCTTCGTCGGGTGAACCGGCGCTGCAGGTAAACGCCATTCGGATTGGCGATACACTGGTCAAGCTCGCCCATCCCATTGCGTTTGACTCCGCATCTGTGGATGATGCGGTTGGCCGACTCATGGAGCGGTACCGGACGCAGGGACACTTCTTTGTCCGTGCCCGGATAACAGGACTCGGTCAGTCCGATGAGCCACCCTACTGGGTCCTTGACCTGAAGCTCACCCCCGGGCCGGTCGTTACCGTGAGGCGACTGATATTCGATGGGCTGAAACGAACTGATGGCGCGCGCCTGCGCCGTTTCTTCACGTTGAAAGACGGATCTCCTTTGACACCCGCTCTGCTGGCAGATGTTGAACGTGAAGCCCGCACAATTGATTACCTCGATCTCAACGGACCAGCCGGCATCCGGATTTTGCCCGGTTATACAGAGGCCGATCTCGAACTACCTTTTCGTGAGCATCGGCAAGTGAGTTTTTTTGGCGGCGGCGGGTACGGACCGGACGACAACACGGGGCTTCTGTGGAATGCCCGCCTCACCCTGGAGAATATCTTCGGCGGCGGCCGGCGGGCCGGGATTCGCTCTGCTCGGCCGGACCGGGGACGAACCGAATTGACCGTCGACTATCAACAGCCGCTGTTCTGGTTTGGTCGAGACCGTGGAGCTGTTTCTGTCGCAACTCGTGATTACCGTGAGAGCTTCTACGAATTCGCGGCAGAGGCAGCCTATACCACGGCACTCACCACAACTACAGACCTGACTCTCGGATTGGGTTTTAAACGCGTGGAGCCCTCCGGTATTGCCCCCGGCTATTCCGGCTATTCGGCCTCGGTTGGTTTGGAACGCTCCACTATCACCGATCCCCTGAATCCGTCCGGGGGTTTGCGGATTCACACGTCACTGACGTACCTGGCTCGTCGTTATTCTTCGGACAGTCTTCTGACAATACCGGGGCGGAACGCATTCAACGAAACGCGTACGGCCGTCGATATCGAGTCCTACACATCGCTGCCGGGCCCGGCAGTCATGCACATTTCGGCGCGCTACCGTGGCTTGGAAACGGGAGACCGCATTCCACCACTTGCAGAGTTGTTCTTTGTCGGTGGCCCGGGTTCGCTCCGCGGTTACCGTACGGACCAGTTCGCGGTTCAGCGAACCGCGTACGGCACCCTGGAACCCAGGCTGCGCTTCACCTCAGCCTATCTTTTCGTTTTTTACGAAGGGGCGTACCTCAATTCGACCGAGGCGGAGGGCACTCTCAGTGAGTCGTATAGAGCCGGTGTCGGCGGAGGGATTGCGGTTGTCGGGGAAGAACGGTCCGTGCGGGTGTCGTTCGGATGGGGCCAGGGTGCGGAGCTCGACGGGCCTCGGCTCGCGGTCGAATTCTCCACCGACATATAG
- a CDS encoding NHL repeat-containing protein, giving the protein MLNERGRLIFATALIAAGLACGGKQGGVSDESAAVPKPSAVILDTVIDGDILGEPLSAPYGVAVDFRGSIYITDAGNHRVISLSHQLAPRDDIGGYGSAPGLLNRPGFISVDNGLNVLVADRGNTRVCRFNSRLQFVNELTLLTFDDPVLFGQPSGVALTDYGEIWVADRDKDRVALFDNTDRFDRFIAEFGYSGGQVSSPEKIAPDGRGGFLLCDAGNSRVSRYDRFGNFAGAFGEKVFRYPVAATVDRALRVWVVDRDLPALLCFDPAGRLIFELQSRILGADHSFADITDIAAMSDGRLILCDSPHNRLLIGRVLNDGE; this is encoded by the coding sequence ATGTTGAACGAACGCGGAAGACTGATCTTTGCTACAGCGCTGATTGCGGCGGGACTGGCGTGTGGAGGGAAGCAGGGTGGTGTTAGCGATGAATCGGCGGCTGTTCCGAAGCCGTCGGCAGTGATCCTCGATACCGTTATCGACGGTGATATTCTGGGAGAGCCGCTGAGCGCCCCGTATGGAGTCGCGGTAGACTTCCGAGGCTCAATATATATCACCGATGCCGGCAATCACCGGGTGATCAGTCTCTCGCACCAGCTTGCGCCGAGAGATGACATTGGCGGTTACGGCAGCGCACCGGGTTTGCTGAATCGTCCGGGTTTTATCTCAGTCGATAACGGATTGAACGTACTCGTCGCCGATAGGGGCAACACGCGTGTCTGCCGCTTCAACTCGCGCCTGCAGTTTGTGAATGAACTCACTCTTCTGACGTTTGACGATCCCGTTCTTTTTGGTCAGCCGTCGGGAGTCGCCCTGACCGATTACGGCGAGATCTGGGTCGCGGACCGCGACAAGGACCGAGTCGCGCTGTTTGACAATACGGATCGTTTCGATCGATTCATCGCCGAATTTGGATATTCTGGGGGGCAGGTGTCCAGTCCGGAGAAAATCGCGCCTGATGGACGCGGCGGCTTTCTCTTGTGCGACGCCGGGAACAGCCGGGTCAGTCGATATGACCGATTTGGTAATTTCGCCGGCGCCTTTGGGGAAAAGGTGTTCCGCTACCCCGTAGCTGCGACTGTTGACCGTGCCTTGCGCGTGTGGGTAGTCGATCGAGATCTTCCGGCGCTGCTGTGTTTTGATCCGGCAGGGAGACTCATCTTCGAATTGCAGTCTCGAATCCTCGGGGCGGATCATTCGTTCGCGGACATCACCGACATAGCTGCGATGAGCGATGGCCGTCTCATACTGTGCGACTCCCCGCACAACCGCCTTCTGATCGGACGAGTTCTCAACGACGGTGAGTGA
- a CDS encoding PorV/PorQ family protein, with amino-acid sequence MTLKKPVLALLIASLVLGSASQALADISNAAVLFLRIAAGARAAGMGEAFVAVADDATTTHWNPAGLGAHPLSDAWIEANIPYEHRPLRAVAAMKTGGRENYRSYDLWAISDRGLIRWDNRHWSEVEVFGTSSNETVGQKVAGYFGAVDQEYLDAATRRVAVANNRESYEYLDSLLQVILARVPESYSRYTQIVEGADSARALYWECRLNWERIDEVAENLQRGMRDETMSETESDRINYSLERARNRFLPEDLRIPYSAVMSGKPTAIAPVNQGILVGSEAGLLFFNGSRWQVLTEKNGLPSSRIHCIEETDRGALVGTDNGLVIFNGLLIDTLDSATPMPSGPVTAIGEAGMNKIFAVIDNDLWHYDGAQWRNTFDYTVSLDENVERIAERLSIYGNGGENERLVQTITALNPGINATNVIAAGQVIKAPLTAGIRGVVRDIYVGAGMRIWLGTDHGVLAFSGNDWSLLGYREHTVAEGETMATLLDMREYSNPAKRGSYEQSLRAVNDIPSGDPVVGSVVYVYRDPRASSVYQINPWEFRIFVATDDGLLETDGNTWGRTDLKGLGGSSARGIHTLDNEVWFVGDDKLVVLARGRSEVNLMYAKWLPELSDDLHYSFMSFTSGVEGWGTFGLNATLLYYGTFARTSESGPDVIGEFDSYDFALTGSFGTSLTSNLKGGVSAKVIYSKLAPQGAGAEKGEGTSTGFALDFGILYHMSPRLNLGVAVTNIGPRMAYLDAAQSDDLPRNLAVGFKYDLIRSEYNRLLITVEANKLLVGMGDGFSEELKQTVFNGGGEFSYMNLLAVRAGYYYDEEGKIKTPTFGFGVSPLDWVRVDFAYIPNNDDVALANTLRTSFTMTL; translated from the coding sequence ATGACGCTCAAGAAACCCGTTCTTGCCTTGCTCATCGCAAGTCTCGTACTCGGATCCGCCTCACAGGCGCTGGCCGACATATCTAACGCGGCTGTGCTGTTCCTCAGAATCGCCGCTGGGGCTCGTGCCGCCGGTATGGGCGAGGCGTTTGTCGCCGTCGCCGACGACGCTACTACCACGCACTGGAACCCGGCCGGCCTGGGCGCCCATCCTCTTTCTGATGCCTGGATAGAGGCCAATATACCGTACGAGCATCGTCCCCTTCGCGCGGTCGCTGCCATGAAAACCGGCGGGCGCGAGAATTATCGCTCGTACGATCTCTGGGCCATCTCAGACCGCGGTCTCATACGCTGGGACAACCGCCATTGGAGTGAAGTGGAGGTGTTCGGTACCAGTTCCAATGAGACGGTCGGACAGAAAGTAGCCGGGTATTTCGGGGCGGTCGATCAGGAATATCTCGATGCGGCCACCCGGCGCGTCGCCGTGGCGAACAACCGCGAGAGCTACGAGTACCTCGACAGCCTGCTGCAGGTCATCCTGGCCCGAGTGCCCGAATCCTACAGCCGGTATACACAGATTGTCGAGGGGGCGGATTCGGCCAGAGCCCTGTACTGGGAATGTCGGCTGAATTGGGAGCGTATAGACGAGGTCGCCGAAAATCTGCAGCGCGGTATGCGTGATGAGACAATGAGCGAGACCGAAAGCGACCGCATCAACTACTCACTCGAGCGGGCCCGCAACCGATTCCTGCCCGAGGATCTCCGAATCCCCTACTCTGCCGTTATGTCCGGTAAGCCAACCGCGATTGCTCCCGTAAACCAGGGGATCCTGGTCGGCAGCGAGGCGGGACTCCTCTTCTTTAACGGTTCGCGCTGGCAGGTGCTGACGGAGAAAAACGGTCTGCCGTCCAGCAGAATCCACTGCATCGAAGAAACCGATCGGGGTGCGCTGGTTGGAACCGACAACGGATTGGTCATATTCAACGGGCTGTTGATCGACACGCTGGACTCTGCCACCCCGATGCCGTCAGGGCCGGTAACTGCGATTGGCGAGGCCGGCATGAACAAGATCTTTGCCGTTATCGATAACGATCTCTGGCATTACGACGGTGCCCAGTGGCGCAACACGTTTGATTACACGGTGTCGCTTGACGAAAACGTCGAACGCATAGCCGAACGGCTGTCGATCTACGGCAACGGCGGTGAGAACGAAAGACTCGTACAGACGATTACGGCGCTTAACCCCGGCATTAATGCAACCAATGTGATTGCGGCGGGCCAGGTGATCAAGGCGCCCCTGACGGCCGGTATCCGCGGCGTCGTGCGTGACATATACGTCGGGGCAGGAATGCGCATCTGGCTGGGCACGGATCACGGCGTCCTGGCTTTCTCCGGAAACGACTGGTCGCTTCTCGGGTATCGCGAACACACGGTAGCGGAAGGCGAGACGATGGCGACACTGCTCGACATGCGTGAATACAGCAATCCGGCCAAGCGTGGCTCGTATGAGCAGTCACTCCGCGCCGTTAACGACATACCGTCCGGCGATCCGGTCGTCGGAAGCGTCGTGTACGTCTACCGCGACCCGCGGGCATCATCGGTCTACCAGATCAACCCGTGGGAATTCCGCATTTTTGTGGCTACCGACGACGGCCTTTTGGAGACCGACGGCAATACCTGGGGGCGCACCGACCTGAAAGGGCTGGGTGGCTCATCGGCTCGCGGTATCCATACGCTGGATAACGAGGTCTGGTTTGTCGGCGACGACAAGCTCGTGGTGCTGGCCCGCGGTCGTTCCGAGGTCAACCTGATGTACGCCAAGTGGCTGCCTGAACTGAGTGACGATTTGCACTACTCGTTCATGTCTTTCACCAGTGGTGTCGAAGGCTGGGGCACGTTCGGACTGAATGCCACGCTTCTGTATTACGGCACGTTTGCCCGTACGAGTGAATCCGGCCCGGACGTAATCGGGGAGTTCGATTCGTATGACTTCGCTCTGACCGGGTCATTCGGTACATCGCTGACCTCGAACCTCAAGGGCGGTGTATCAGCGAAGGTGATCTACTCCAAACTTGCGCCGCAAGGCGCGGGCGCCGAAAAAGGTGAGGGGACGTCTACCGGCTTTGCCCTCGACTTCGGCATTTTGTACCATATGTCGCCGCGTCTGAATCTCGGTGTCGCAGTAACCAATATCGGTCCGCGAATGGCATACCTCGACGCGGCCCAGTCGGACGACTTGCCTCGCAATCTCGCGGTCGGTTTTAAGTACGATCTCATTCGATCCGAATATAATCGCTTGCTTATCACGGTCGAAGCCAACAAACTGCTGGTGGGGATGGGCGACGGCTTCAGCGAAGAGCTTAAGCAGACGGTCTTCAACGGCGGTGGTGAGTTTTCCTACATGAACCTGCTGGCTGTCCGGGCAGGCTACTATTATGACGAGGAAGGCAAGATTAAAACTCCGACCTTTGGATTCGGTGTCTCTCCGCTTGATTGGGTGCGTGTCGATTTCGCCTATATCCCGAACAACGACGATGTCGCCCTGGCCAACACGCTGCGGACATCGTTTACCATGACCCTGTAA
- the porU gene encoding type IX secretion system sortase PorU, whose translation MNLDQALQWPNRYPAAAAKRATADGPFSEGASWYKLSVANTGIYRVTGSQLAAAGIPLSGLSSSSIRLFNAGGLPLPVYNETPRPSFEEIPIIVEDGGDGTFGSADAFYFFGESVDRYIYEAGSVVYFNNNIYTNLNVYWLAIGGAFEQPASRMVSVDGAPGTADTVINRFTRRVRAEQDNMLLREADGHIDSYYEWYWTDQSALSFFVPTTGAVVGDTAYAIVSARTGGSSGTSGFVDMEINDNPANTKLCNALNCTFTTTALTGGLDRLSFAMQPIDADTPPYFDYLDLRYTSMLEPSGNRIDVTLDGYDGRARIQVIDNFSTAPIVLDLADPSQPTRIVNYSRSGGTLQFDVQMEIGIPNRFYLSTVGAAESVTSITAPEPVLLREQAAQTDLIIITPRSFVGRMDEYVDYRQESGASISVVAVEDIMENFAFGMYDPVAIRDFLKYAYETWPAPAPNAVLFVGDASYDYLDALGTGQRNLVPSFIHGLGRSVDRAYSDDNYVYFGDYGILDSDTSFITPDRGYDMMTARWPVTSGAQIDVIVDKIKRYETAADLGAWRNRITYVADDEFGTYDNIAEPFHVTQTEILEKFYTPAHFERRKLYLWEFPFVNSQKPACNEAVVNALNDGTLIVNYVGHGNPDVWAHERVFTRQTDLPRLTNSDRLPLVFAASCAIGFFDDPQREGMGEAMLSMASGGAVGVISATRLVYSQDNALFNREVYDVLLNGDSLTVCEAVYTAKVLKQYGNRDYPIPLTNDRAYVFFGDPLLRLGTPHHSIEFTEYPDSLAALSRTRVTGGVVDANGAPVTAAGRVEIAVLDSDRARAYELQLGAGDVVNYSLSGPVIYRGSAALTAGQFSFEFVTPLDISFGGTSARIMVYAVTGQTDAAGIVDSLPISNVVAQTTDSAGPSITVAVAGREDFRSGDLVSVHDMLHIKIADSSGVNLATELGHGITFELDGNPESIVNLTDRFVYDQDDFTTGALDVPLSDLEPGMHTIRVKAWDNANNSSSVQFAVDVVTSAHLAIQELLNYPNPMAENTTFFFELTQPVSRFNLEIFTLAGRRIQSIQRYNLPVGSHEMFWNGRDADGDRPATGVYIYKATAMPAAGGDGVESFGKLVVVN comes from the coding sequence GTGAATCTCGACCAAGCCCTGCAGTGGCCGAACAGGTATCCCGCTGCGGCAGCCAAGCGGGCGACGGCCGACGGTCCGTTTTCGGAAGGTGCATCGTGGTACAAGCTTTCCGTCGCAAACACAGGAATTTATCGCGTTACCGGTTCGCAGCTTGCCGCTGCGGGTATTCCGCTATCGGGTTTATCTTCGTCGTCTATTCGTCTCTTCAATGCAGGCGGATTGCCACTGCCGGTTTACAATGAGACTCCCCGACCGTCTTTCGAAGAAATCCCCATCATCGTGGAAGACGGCGGCGACGGAACGTTTGGTTCGGCAGACGCTTTCTATTTCTTTGGAGAATCGGTTGACCGGTACATATACGAAGCCGGATCAGTCGTTTATTTCAACAACAACATCTACACGAATCTAAACGTGTACTGGCTTGCGATCGGAGGCGCTTTCGAGCAGCCGGCATCCAGAATGGTGTCGGTAGACGGGGCGCCCGGAACGGCAGACACAGTCATCAACCGATTCACGCGCCGAGTACGGGCCGAGCAGGACAACATGCTGCTCCGCGAGGCTGACGGTCACATTGACAGCTACTATGAGTGGTACTGGACGGATCAATCCGCACTCTCGTTTTTTGTGCCGACTACCGGCGCTGTCGTGGGTGACACCGCCTACGCAATCGTGTCCGCTCGGACCGGGGGATCGAGCGGTACGAGCGGATTCGTTGATATGGAGATCAACGACAACCCGGCGAACACCAAGTTGTGCAACGCCCTCAATTGCACATTCACGACTACAGCTCTGACGGGTGGATTGGATCGACTTTCATTTGCTATGCAGCCCATCGACGCCGACACCCCGCCATACTTCGATTATCTCGATCTCCGCTATACGAGTATGCTCGAACCGAGCGGCAACAGGATTGATGTCACGCTCGACGGCTATGACGGCCGCGCCCGCATACAGGTGATCGACAACTTCTCGACTGCACCGATAGTGCTTGACCTCGCAGATCCATCGCAACCGACACGCATTGTCAACTATTCGAGGAGCGGTGGGACGCTGCAGTTCGACGTCCAAATGGAGATCGGTATCCCTAACCGCTTCTATCTGTCGACGGTTGGGGCGGCTGAATCGGTGACTTCGATTACTGCCCCGGAGCCGGTGTTGCTGCGCGAGCAAGCCGCACAAACAGACCTTATCATTATAACACCTCGCTCGTTTGTCGGGCGGATGGACGAATATGTCGACTACCGGCAGGAATCGGGCGCATCGATATCGGTGGTCGCAGTTGAAGATATCATGGAGAACTTCGCGTTCGGGATGTACGATCCTGTCGCTATCCGCGACTTCCTGAAGTATGCCTATGAAACGTGGCCCGCGCCGGCTCCAAACGCCGTGTTGTTTGTGGGGGACGCCAGCTATGATTACCTGGACGCGCTTGGTACCGGCCAGCGGAATCTCGTTCCGTCGTTCATTCACGGTCTCGGCAGGAGTGTTGACCGCGCCTACAGTGACGATAATTACGTCTACTTCGGGGATTACGGTATTCTTGATTCCGACACCAGTTTCATCACTCCGGATCGGGGCTATGACATGATGACGGCCCGCTGGCCCGTGACCAGCGGCGCGCAGATAGATGTAATAGTCGACAAAATCAAGCGATACGAGACAGCGGCCGACCTCGGCGCCTGGCGGAACCGCATCACGTATGTGGCCGACGATGAGTTCGGTACTTACGACAATATCGCCGAGCCGTTTCATGTTACGCAGACGGAGATACTCGAGAAGTTCTACACCCCCGCGCATTTCGAGCGGCGCAAACTCTACTTGTGGGAGTTTCCGTTCGTCAATAGCCAGAAGCCGGCGTGCAACGAAGCGGTCGTGAACGCACTTAATGACGGCACGCTGATTGTCAACTATGTGGGCCATGGCAACCCCGACGTCTGGGCCCACGAGCGTGTTTTCACGCGACAGACCGATCTGCCGCGCCTGACTAACAGCGACCGACTTCCGCTGGTGTTCGCCGCATCGTGCGCGATCGGGTTTTTCGACGACCCGCAACGCGAAGGAATGGGCGAGGCGATGCTGTCGATGGCCTCCGGCGGAGCGGTCGGAGTCATCTCCGCGACGCGTCTCGTGTATTCACAGGATAATGCGCTGTTCAATCGGGAAGTCTACGACGTTCTGCTCAACGGCGACTCTCTGACCGTGTGTGAGGCTGTCTATACCGCAAAAGTGCTGAAACAGTATGGCAATCGTGATTACCCGATTCCGCTGACCAATGACCGGGCCTACGTGTTTTTCGGCGATCCGCTGCTGAGGCTCGGGACTCCGCACCACTCGATCGAGTTTACCGAGTACCCGGATTCGCTGGCCGCACTCAGCCGCACGCGGGTGACTGGTGGTGTGGTTGATGCCAATGGTGCTCCCGTGACGGCGGCGGGCCGGGTGGAAATAGCGGTACTTGATTCCGACCGCGCCCGCGCGTATGAACTGCAACTCGGAGCGGGTGACGTCGTCAATTACAGCCTCAGCGGTCCGGTTATTTATCGTGGTTCTGCCGCGCTGACGGCGGGCCAGTTCTCCTTTGAGTTTGTCACGCCACTCGATATCAGCTTCGGCGGCACCTCTGCGCGCATAATGGTCTATGCCGTGACGGGCCAGACGGATGCTGCCGGAATTGTGGACTCGCTGCCCATTTCAAACGTCGTAGCCCAGACGACGGATTCGGCCGGTCCGTCAATCACCGTTGCGGTTGCCGGTCGGGAAGATTTCCGGAGCGGTGATCTCGTCTCCGTGCACGATATGCTTCACATCAAAATCGCGGACTCATCGGGTGTCAATCTCGCAACTGAACTCGGGCATGGCATCACGTTCGAACTGGACGGTAATCCGGAATCAATCGTGAATCTCACCGATCGTTTCGTTTACGACCAGGACGACTTCACGACCGGGGCGCTCGACGTGCCTTTGTCTGATCTCGAGCCGGGAATGCACACGATCCGCGTAAAGGCCTGGGACAACGCCAACAACTCGTCGTCGGTTCAGTTTGCGGTAGATGTCGTCACATCGGCACATCTGGCTATCCAGGAGCTTTTGAATTATCCGAATCCGATGGCCGAGAATACCACGTTCTTTTTCGAACTCACCCAGCCCGTGAGCCGGTTCAACCTGGAGATTTTTACGCTGGCCGGCCGTCGAATTCAATCGATCCAGCGATACAATCTGCCGGTCGGCAGCCATGAAATGTTTTGGAACGGTCGGGATGCCGACGGTGATCGTCCGGCTACCGGCGTGTACATCTACAAAGCCACTGCGATGCCTGCGGCGGGCGGTGACGGCGTAGAGTCATTCGGAAAATTAGTCGTAGTGAACTGA
- a CDS encoding tryptophanase codes for MKKIRQPAEPYRIKSVEPIALLSRRERAQRIATANYNVFKLDAKDIYIDLLTDSGTGAMSNAQWAALMLGDETYAGAASFRKFETVVKDISRKRYVVPCHQGRVAENIVFSSLLKPGQYVPNNTHFDTTRGNCLHKGGKPVDLPSPESEVTEPRPFKGNMDTDALEAFIKDKGAAAIPLVIMTITNNSAGGQPVSMANIHVTSEICHRYGVPFFFDCARFAENAYFIKRDEPGYGDKSIKEIVIEMFEACDGAMMSAKKDGLANIGGFIAVNDHSLYERLTEMLILIEGFPTYGGLAGRDLEALAVGLQEVMEYDYLDFRIGQVRYFGEIIKQAGMPIIEPTGGHALFIDAGRYLPHILPEQFPGQGLTIEFYVEGGIRAVEIGSLMFGEEDPKTGRFVPARQELVRLALPRRVYTNSHLDYIAETAERITARKSEIPGYRITRQPRFLRHFTCDLATTAGQRVHS; via the coding sequence ATGAAGAAGATTCGCCAGCCCGCCGAACCATACCGAATAAAGTCGGTGGAACCAATCGCTCTGTTGAGTCGGCGCGAACGCGCCCAGCGTATCGCTACGGCCAATTACAACGTTTTTAAACTGGACGCCAAAGACATATACATTGATCTGCTGACTGATTCGGGAACCGGGGCCATGTCCAACGCCCAGTGGGCGGCTCTGATGCTTGGCGACGAAACATACGCCGGGGCCGCATCGTTCAGGAAGTTCGAAACGGTCGTCAAGGATATCAGCCGCAAGCGCTATGTGGTGCCCTGCCATCAGGGGAGAGTCGCCGAAAACATCGTATTCTCCAGTCTTCTCAAACCGGGCCAGTATGTCCCCAACAATACGCACTTTGATACCACCCGGGGCAACTGCCTGCACAAGGGCGGAAAACCGGTGGATTTGCCGAGTCCGGAGTCGGAAGTGACGGAGCCCCGCCCTTTCAAAGGGAACATGGATACCGACGCTCTGGAGGCGTTTATCAAGGACAAAGGGGCTGCCGCTATCCCGCTCGTCATCATGACGATCACCAACAATTCTGCGGGTGGACAACCGGTGTCGATGGCAAATATTCACGTGACATCGGAAATCTGTCACCGTTACGGCGTTCCGTTCTTCTTCGACTGCGCGCGGTTCGCTGAAAACGCCTACTTCATCAAGCGCGATGAACCCGGATACGGAGATAAGTCGATTAAGGAAATCGTCATAGAGATGTTCGAGGCCTGCGACGGGGCAATGATGTCTGCCAAAAAGGACGGCCTTGCTAATATTGGCGGGTTTATTGCAGTCAACGACCACTCGTTATACGAGCGATTGACGGAAATGCTGATCCTGATCGAGGGATTCCCGACCTACGGCGGTCTGGCCGGGCGCGATCTTGAGGCACTCGCTGTCGGGTTACAGGAAGTGATGGAATATGATTATCTGGACTTCCGGATTGGGCAGGTGCGGTACTTCGGAGAGATTATCAAACAGGCCGGTATGCCCATCATCGAGCCGACCGGCGGGCATGCGTTGTTCATTGATGCGGGGCGTTACCTGCCGCATATCCTGCCGGAGCAGTTCCCGGGACAGGGACTGACCATTGAGTTCTATGTTGAAGGTGGAATTCGGGCGGTAGAGATCGGGTCGCTGATGTTCGGTGAGGAAGACCCGAAGACGGGCCGCTTTGTTCCTGCCCGCCAGGAGCTGGTTCGCCTCGCGTTGCCGCGCCGCGTGTACACCAACTCGCACCTCGATTATATCGCTGAGACCGCCGAGCGAATAACGGCTCGCAAATCGGAAATACCGGGGTATCGTATCACGAGGCAGCCCAGGTTCCTTCGCCATTTCACGTGTGACCTGGCGACCACCGCCGGTCAGAGGGTGCACTCATAG
- a CDS encoding asparaginase — MDKSRGSQQSTKTPPRLEVGTVVYRGETAESVHYVAVAVVNDRGGLTHYLGDPHMVTATRSSVKPFQALPLVMSGTADKLGLSDKQLAVICASHNGSDDHRATVLSVLEASGNSVQNLQCGTHWPLQMQLLKQYPQNGEDADPLRHNCSGKHSGFLALTRQLGGDIERYLDPDSPTQRMVREAVGNYCEIAPEKLGVAIDGCSAPVFSMPLINLAIGFQKLASGRGRSDSERKAAIRIRGAMWAHPLMVSGERRIDYDLARTLPHNIVCKVGAEGVHGIGLADPPIGIAVKVLDGASRARDPLSIEVLRQLGVLDTDGAYPYLTGYTRPEVRNYRSIVTGRIVPSFSLARA; from the coding sequence ATGGATAAGTCGAGAGGATCACAGCAGTCGACCAAGACGCCTCCCCGACTTGAGGTCGGAACGGTTGTCTATCGTGGCGAGACGGCCGAGTCGGTGCATTATGTCGCCGTCGCGGTGGTCAATGATCGTGGAGGTTTGACCCACTATCTCGGAGATCCGCACATGGTGACAGCTACGCGGTCTTCGGTCAAACCATTCCAGGCTCTTCCTCTCGTCATGAGCGGCACGGCCGATAAGCTGGGGCTGAGCGACAAGCAACTGGCCGTAATTTGCGCTTCACACAACGGCAGTGATGACCATCGTGCGACTGTGTTGTCGGTCCTCGAAGCTTCCGGCAATTCAGTGCAGAATCTTCAATGCGGTACCCACTGGCCGCTGCAAATGCAGTTGTTGAAGCAGTATCCGCAGAACGGTGAGGACGCCGATCCTCTCCGGCACAACTGCTCGGGCAAACACTCAGGATTTCTCGCCCTGACGCGGCAATTGGGCGGTGACATCGAGCGCTACCTGGACCCGGATTCACCGACGCAGCGGATGGTACGGGAGGCTGTCGGCAACTACTGTGAGATTGCGCCGGAAAAGCTCGGAGTGGCAATAGACGGTTGCTCTGCCCCGGTTTTCTCTATGCCGCTGATCAATCTTGCCATTGGATTTCAGAAGCTTGCTTCCGGACGGGGCCGGAGCGACTCCGAACGAAAAGCGGCCATTCGAATCCGGGGAGCGATGTGGGCCCATCCGCTCATGGTATCCGGCGAACGGCGGATTGACTACGATCTGGCCCGTACATTGCCTCACAATATCGTGTGCAAAGTAGGAGCGGAAGGTGTCCATGGGATCGGCCTCGCCGACCCGCCGATCGGGATTGCCGTCAAAGTGCTCGACGGTGCGTCACGCGCACGCGATCCTCTCTCTATCGAAGTGCTTCGCCAGCTCGGTGTGCTTGACACCGACGGCGCTTATCCGTATTTGACAGGATATACTCGCCCGGAAGTCCGCAATTACCGAAGTATCGTAACCGGGCGCATCGTACCATCTTTTTCGCTCGCGCGAGCGTAG